AAGCTTGACCGACGTCATCCATCAGCTCGGCTATAGTAAATTGAGTTATTTCTCTTCCAGTTATTACAAACATTTCAAAAGAAGGGCCATAGACGATTTCGAACGTTTGGAATAAAAACAGCCATTCCCAGCACAAATTAGCATCATTTTATCGCATTGACTATCAGGGTCTTTTCTGCCTAAAGCAGATGAGCCGATCACTCTTACACTATATTTTCCACCAAAATACCCGAAAAAATAACGGTTTTGTCTTATTCTACAATTAAAAAGACGTTTAGGGGTACTTTAAAAAAACTAAATGCCTCAATTTTGCAGTATCAATCAGCACATTAGAAATAATGACTGTATTGATCACTGTTTGTTGCTACTGTAAATCAGTAGTATAATCAGTACAGCCCGATTGAGCACTTGGTGCTTTACAGCAAAACAGCTCAATCGATTCACCACGAGTAGTAGGTGCTGATGGTACTGGCAGCGCGACTTTAATGATTAGGATTCAGGGGGAGCAAGCAATTGCAGAATTCAAAATTATGCGCTGCCGGACCTCAGTTACAACCATGCCACCCTTACCTTCTGGAAGGACAGGCAAAAATATAGTAGGCTGAAGGAACAACAGTGCGGTTACGTTATGATCCACGGGGAAGCAAGCAATTGCCGGATTTAATGTTACAAAAACTGCACCGTTGCCCCTCAGTGATATAGCATAGCGCTATACTACACCACATAGTAGACGGACGGACAGTACAGTAGGTTCCTATTTTCTGGGGAGACAAGCAATTGTCAAATAGGCACCATGAATCACACACACGCTGTACTGTCAGCCATCAGTAACATCTCTTCCTCTTTTAACAATCTCTTTCTTCCTTAAATGCTCCTTTGGAGCCAGTACTTCATACCATCAATTTTACATCTTCCCGTAAACGTTTTCGTTTGTCCATTGCTTCCAAAAAAAGGATCAAACGCAAAGCTTGGGGATTACCCAAAAAGATTAGATAATCTAAATAAGAAGAAATCTACTTTACGCACTCCTCTAAATTGACTTCTAAATGCTTTTACTTTAGCATTAAAAGATTCTGCTGAAGCATTTGTACTTCTATTGTCAAAATAGTTTAAGATTGACTGGTAATTAACCGTTATAGTATTTATAAGGATATTAAAATTTTTAAACCCTGACTCCTCTACATTCCTGTACCAATGTGCCAATTTTGTCATCGCAACGTGTTTATTGTTATGATTGTTGTAAATACCTCGTAGTTGTTGGGTTAAACTGTATGCCTTTTTAATATCGGGATATAAGCCAAATAACAATTGGGCTCGTTCATTTTGTCTTTCGGTCCATTTATCGCGGGATTTATAAAGAACATATCTACTTCTGGCGAGCAACTGTTTTACAGAGTCTCCATTAGATAAAAGATCTGGGAGATAAGTTTTTTTTTCTTTTTCCGCTTGTAATATGAATCGATTCTCAGTATCCATCGCTTCCCAACGATATTTTATTCTAATCTCCTGTAATGCTTCTAGAGCTAATTTTTGAACATGAAATCTATCGGTAACCTGTACCGCTTTTGGAAAACATTTTTTGGAAATCAACTTCATGGAATTAGCCATGTCAAGTGTTATTTCTTGAACCCAACTTCTTTTTTTGTAATCAATTTTACAGATATGTTCAATGACCTGATCTGCCTTTGTCCCTGCAATAATAGCAACTAGGCAACCTTTTTTACCTTTAGCTTCCTTATTGGTTACAATAGTAAAAAGCTCACCCTGAGACAAGGCTACTTCATCAATTGACAAGTGGGTACCTATATTTTCAGGATAAATAATCCACTCATGTGCATGTTCACGTTGAGCCCACGTACTAAAGGAGCTTAAATGTTTTTTGTATTGTCTTTGTAACTTTTTCCCATTGACTCCAAAGAAACCTCCAATGGTATGAC
The Flavobacterium kingsejongi genome window above contains:
- a CDS encoding transposase, with amino-acid sequence MGGFFGVNGKKLQRQYKKHLSSFSTWAQREHAHEWIIYPENIGTHLSIDEVALSQGELFTIVTNKEAKGKKGCLVAIIAGTKADQVIEHICKIDYKKRSWVQEITLDMANSMKLISKKCFPKAVQVTDRFHVQKLALEALQEIRIKYRWEAMDTENRFILQAEKEKKTYLPDLLSNGDSVKQLLARSRYVLYKSRDKWTERQNERAQLLFGLYPDIKKAYSLTQQLRGIYNNHNNKHVAMTKLAHWYRNVEESGFKNFNILINTITVNYQSILNYFDNRSTNASAESFNAKVKAFRSQFRGVRKVDFFLFRLSNLFG